A portion of the Bacteroides faecium genome contains these proteins:
- a CDS encoding redox-sensing transcriptional repressor Rex — MSTYIRKEADKVPEPTLRRLPWYLSNIKLMKEKGEQYVSSTQISKEINIDASQIAKDLSYVNISGRTRVGYNIDALIEVLESFLGFTNMHKAFLFGVGSLGGALLRDSGLQHFGLEIVAAFDVNPELVGKDLDGIPIFHSDDFEAKMKEYDVNIGVLTVPINIAQEITNKMVDGGIKAVWNFTPFRIRVPENIVVQNTSLYAHLAVMFNRLNFNEK; from the coding sequence ATGAGCACTTATATACGAAAAGAGGCGGATAAAGTGCCGGAGCCTACCTTGCGCAGACTTCCCTGGTATCTGTCTAATATAAAACTAATGAAAGAAAAAGGAGAGCAATATGTCTCTTCTACACAAATCTCTAAGGAAATAAATATTGACGCTTCCCAAATCGCCAAAGATTTGTCGTACGTCAATATTTCGGGGCGTACGAGAGTCGGTTACAACATCGATGCGCTGATTGAGGTGCTGGAGAGCTTTCTTGGATTTACCAATATGCACAAAGCCTTTTTATTTGGTGTAGGTAGCTTGGGTGGAGCTTTGCTTCGTGACTCGGGTTTGCAGCATTTCGGATTGGAGATTGTAGCGGCGTTTGATGTCAACCCGGAATTGGTGGGGAAGGACTTGGACGGAATTCCTATTTTCCATTCCGATGATTTTGAAGCGAAGATGAAAGAATACGATGTGAATATCGGTGTGCTGACAGTGCCTATTAATATTGCTCAGGAGATTACAAACAAGATGGTAGACGGTGGCATAAAGGCAGTATGGAACTTTACTCCTTTCCGTATTCGCGTGCCTGAGAATATTGTCGTGCAGAATACTTCCCTGTATGCCCACCTGGCTGTAATGTTTAACAGATTGAATTTTAACGAGAAATAA
- a CDS encoding fumarylacetoacetate hydrolase family protein: MKIIAVGMNYAQHNKELGHTQVNTEPVIFMKPDSAILKDGKPFFIPDFSNEIHYETELVVRINRLGKNIAPRFANRYYDAVTVGIDFTARDLQRKFREQGNPWELCKGFDSSAAIGDFVSVDRYKDIQNLNFNLLIDGKEVQQGCTADMLFKVDDIIAYVSQFVTLKIGDLLFTGTPVGVGPVSIGQHLQGYLEGEKLLDFHIR; encoded by the coding sequence ATGAAGATTATCGCAGTAGGAATGAACTACGCCCAGCATAACAAGGAACTGGGACACACACAAGTAAATACGGAACCGGTGATTTTTATGAAACCGGACTCTGCTATTCTCAAAGATGGCAAACCGTTTTTCATTCCCGACTTTTCTAACGAGATACATTATGAAACGGAACTGGTAGTCCGAATCAACCGGTTGGGGAAGAATATCGCTCCCCGTTTTGCAAACCGGTATTATGACGCAGTGACAGTAGGTATTGACTTTACAGCCCGTGACCTTCAACGGAAGTTTCGCGAACAGGGAAATCCTTGGGAGTTGTGTAAAGGTTTCGATTCATCTGCTGCTATCGGAGATTTTGTTTCCGTCGACCGCTATAAGGATATTCAGAATCTGAACTTCAACCTGCTGATTGACGGCAAGGAAGTACAGCAAGGCTGTACGGCGGATATGCTTTTCAAGGTAGACGATATCATAGCCTATGTCAGTCAGTTTGTAACACTGAAAATCGGAGATTTGCTGTTTACGGGTACTCCTGTCGGTGTAGGTCCTGTCAGTATAGGACAACACTTGCAAGGCTATCTGGAAGGAGAGAAACTACTGGATTTCCATATCCGTTAA